A single window of Fusobacterium perfoetens DNA harbors:
- a CDS encoding prepilin peptidase, which produces MDRIIEHIFDIFFVIFLILITLKDIKEKIIPNFFTLGIIFLGILKIIFADGDFEKSLLGLGIYPVLFIFLYGYVSDFFKKEVIGFGDIKLMGAIGFYLGYSGIYNLILLHNLIFILGFIFVTPLIILKKYKKEKEIPFAPFICIGSVVFGVIVIL; this is translated from the coding sequence ATGGACAGAATTATAGAACATATTTTTGATATTTTTTTTGTTATTTTTCTAATCTTAATAACTTTAAAAGATATAAAAGAAAAAATAATACCCAATTTTTTTACTCTTGGAATAATTTTTCTAGGAATTTTAAAAATAATTTTTGCAGATGGAGATTTTGAGAAGAGTTTATTAGGACTTGGTATTTATCCAGTACTTTTTATATTTCTCTATGGGTATGTAAGTGATTTTTTTAAAAAAGAAGTTATAGGATTTGGAGATATAAAACTTATGGGAGCAATTGGTTTTTACTTAGGATATTCAGGTATTTATAATCTGATATTACTTCATAATCTTATTTTTATTTTAGGATTTATTTTTGTAACACCATTAATAATTTTAAAAAAATATAAAAAAGAGAAGGAAATACCATTTGCTCCTTTTATCTGTATAGGAAGTGTAGTTTTTGGGGTTATAGTAATTTTATGA
- the moaC gene encoding cyclic pyranopterin monophosphate synthase MoaC has translation MDFTHFNEEGKAHMVDVSEKNQTQRTATAFGKIKVSKEIISKLLNREIEKGDVLGVARVGGIMGMKKTSDLIPMCHSIFMTGCDMEFKIMEEESEIHIFATAKTVGKTGIEMEALTGVSIAALTIYDMCKSIDKRMVISDIHLISKTGGKSGDFHF, from the coding sequence ATGGATTTTACACATTTCAATGAAGAAGGGAAAGCTCATATGGTTGATGTGAGTGAAAAAAATCAGACACAAAGGACAGCTACAGCTTTTGGGAAAATAAAAGTATCAAAAGAAATTATTTCTAAGCTTTTAAATAGAGAGATAGAAAAAGGAGATGTTCTTGGGGTTGCAAGAGTTGGAGGAATAATGGGAATGAAAAAAACGAGTGACCTTATTCCTATGTGTCATTCTATTTTTATGACAGGCTGTGATATGGAATTTAAAATAATGGAAGAAGAAAGTGAAATTCATATTTTTGCTACAGCAAAAACTGTAGGAAAAACAGGAATAGAAATGGAAGCTTTGACAGGTGTAAGTATAGCAGCTCTTACAATTTACGATATGTGTAAAAGTATAGACAAAAGAATGGTTATTTCTGATATTCATCTTATTTCAAAAACTGGAGGGAAGAGCGGAGATTTTCATTTTTGA
- the modA gene encoding molybdate ABC transporter substrate-binding protein, with translation MKKLFILIFSIIMSVSVFSKEIVVSAAASLKNCLEEIIPEYEKKSNDKIILNLGGSGTLRTQIEKGAVVDLFISANQENINMLIDKNIIKKENAYDFLSNVLILVKSPYSKSEIKTIEGLKNSDVYIAVGNPETAPVGKYTLQSLKNLGIFETLNQEKIVYAKDVTATAQYVQIGEVDFGIIYDSDKNRMKNPIVVAEFPENSHDKIIYSLALLNNNKETENFFEFLRKDETKKIFKKHGFIVM, from the coding sequence ATGAAAAAATTATTTATTTTAATATTTAGTATAATAATGTCTGTTTCTGTTTTTTCTAAAGAAATAGTAGTGAGTGCTGCAGCAAGTCTTAAAAATTGTCTTGAAGAGATAATCCCTGAGTATGAGAAAAAATCAAATGATAAAATAATTTTAAATTTAGGTGGATCAGGAACTTTAAGAACACAGATAGAAAAAGGTGCTGTTGTAGATCTTTTTATATCAGCAAATCAAGAAAATATTAATATGCTTATTGACAAAAATATTATAAAAAAAGAAAATGCTTATGATTTTCTGTCAAATGTACTTATTTTAGTAAAAAGTCCATATAGTAAGAGTGAAATAAAAACTATTGAAGGATTAAAAAACAGTGATGTATATATTGCTGTTGGAAATCCAGAAACAGCTCCTGTTGGTAAATATACTTTACAATCACTTAAAAATCTTGGAATTTTTGAAACATTAAATCAAGAAAAAATAGTTTATGCTAAAGATGTTACTGCAACAGCTCAATATGTACAAATTGGAGAGGTTGATTTTGGAATAATTTATGACTCAGACAAAAATAGAATGAAAAATCCAATAGTTGTTGCTGAATTTCCTGAAAATTCACATGATAAAATAATATATTCTTTAGCACTTCTAAATAATAATAAAGAAACTGAAAACTTTTTTGAATTTTTAAGAAAAGATGAGACTAAAAAAATATTTAAGAAACATGGTTTTATAGTGATGTAG
- a CDS encoding MogA/MoaB family molybdenum cofactor biosynthesis protein, giving the protein MYKVAIVTISDKGSRGEREDITGKELKKMVDAHKDYETVLETIIPDEEFIIVNKLKEIADMEDVDLILTNGGTGFSERDVTPEATLSVITKEARGIAEYMRMESMQITKRAMLSRGVCGIRNKTIILNLPGSPKGACENLGFVIDTLVHALDILKGAASECARK; this is encoded by the coding sequence ATGTATAAAGTTGCAATAGTGACAATAAGTGATAAAGGTTCAAGAGGAGAAAGAGAAGATATAACAGGAAAAGAACTAAAGAAAATGGTTGATGCCCACAAAGATTATGAAACAGTCCTTGAAACAATAATACCTGATGAAGAGTTTATTATTGTTAATAAGCTTAAAGAGATTGCAGATATGGAAGATGTGGATTTAATTTTAACAAATGGAGGAACAGGATTTTCAGAAAGAGATGTTACTCCAGAAGCAACTCTTTCTGTAATAACAAAAGAGGCAAGAGGAATAGCAGAATATATGAGAATGGAGTCTATGCAGATAACAAAAAGAGCTATGCTGAGCCGTGGTGTTTGTGGAATAAGAAATAAAACAATAATTTTAAATTTACCTGGAAGTCCAAAAGGAGCATGTGAAAATCTAGGATTTGTAATTGATACTCTAGTTCATGCTTTGGATATTTTAAAAGGTGCTGCCTCTGAATGTGCTAGAAAATAA
- a CDS encoding helix-turn-helix domain-containing protein has product MTLGERIKKYRKKMNYTLKELSDITKLSVGFLSNIERDLNSPSISNLQQICQALNVNLMEIIDENASESPVTRLEQRQEIFSNPNSQVKIENIITGKNSLNGIVITIEHKSAQYSDMSWGHSYDEVGVVIEGELDIDLDDEKYNLKKGDTIFIKSFTPHRYRNPIDCKSVVYWFSMRK; this is encoded by the coding sequence ATGACTTTAGGGGAAAGAATTAAAAAATATAGAAAGAAAATGAACTATACATTAAAAGAACTGTCAGATATAACTAAACTTTCTGTAGGTTTCTTAAGTAATATAGAAAGGGATTTAAATAGTCCTTCTATAAGTAATCTTCAACAAATATGTCAAGCTCTTAATGTAAATCTTATGGAAATAATAGATGAAAATGCCAGCGAATCACCTGTAACTAGACTTGAACAGCGTCAAGAAATATTTTCAAATCCTAATTCTCAAGTAAAAATAGAAAATATAATAACCGGTAAAAACAGTCTTAATGGAATAGTAATAACTATAGAACATAAATCAGCACAATATAGTGATATGTCATGGGGACATTCATATGATGAAGTTGGAGTAGTTATTGAAGGAGAATTAGATATAGACCTTGATGATGAAAAATACAATCTGAAAAAAGGAGATACTATATTTATAAAATCATTCACACCTCATAGATACAGAAATCCTATAGATTGTAAATCTGTAGTTTACTGGTTCTCTATGAGAAAATAA
- a CDS encoding type II secretion system F family protein, whose translation MLKLYFYTGYTRKGKFILGFSRGNDEKDVRKKIKSEDIFSEKLYYIPFFTRKEKLEDVIMIFTQSKMFIKNGYSFQRIFEILGENRNLRFYINKMKDSLRNGESLHEMFKNSGLNLKASEYTIIKSGEESGNIYQAFEIIEKGMRDREKAKKEILKIMFYPLTVFIMIIFLIIFTGIYILPDFIKIIKASSQSPPLITRFIIFFADNFIFIVSVGIFILIIITGFLKKKKLREKLFQKFMKVNIFKYIEDKIFISNFTYVLGILLASGITITEAVKILEEETDNVYFEKRIEESEKYLRKGKSIGKSFEKMEVFSKIDLELINSGEESGELVDTLFAVSLRNKEYLKEKFQLGIKVLEPVSIIIIGIITGLIFLGIYLPIFQMMDNI comes from the coding sequence ATGCTGAAATTATATTTTTATACAGGATATACAAGAAAAGGAAAATTTATATTAGGATTCAGCAGAGGAAATGATGAAAAAGATGTAAGAAAAAAAATTAAAAGTGAAGATATTTTTTCAGAAAAATTGTATTATATTCCTTTTTTTACAAGAAAAGAAAAATTGGAAGATGTAATTATGATTTTCACACAATCAAAGATGTTTATAAAAAATGGATACTCTTTTCAAAGGATTTTTGAAATATTAGGCGAGAATAGAAATTTAAGATTTTATATAAATAAGATGAAAGACTCTCTAAGAAATGGAGAAAGTCTTCATGAAATGTTTAAAAACAGTGGATTAAATCTTAAAGCAAGTGAATATACGATAATTAAGTCGGGAGAAGAATCTGGAAATATATATCAGGCTTTTGAAATTATTGAAAAAGGAATGCGAGACAGAGAAAAAGCAAAAAAAGAGATTTTAAAAATCATGTTTTATCCTCTGACAGTATTTATAATGATTATCTTTTTAATAATTTTTACAGGGATATATATTCTTCCTGATTTTATAAAAATAATAAAAGCTTCTTCTCAAAGCCCGCCTTTAATAACAAGGTTTATAATTTTTTTTGCAGATAATTTTATTTTTATTGTTTCTGTTGGAATATTTATTTTAATTATAATAACAGGATTTTTGAAAAAGAAAAAATTAAGAGAAAAATTATTTCAAAAATTTATGAAAGTTAATATATTTAAATATATAGAAGATAAAATTTTTATTTCAAATTTTACATATGTTTTAGGAATTCTCTTGGCTTCTGGAATAACGATAACAGAAGCAGTAAAAATATTGGAAGAGGAAACAGATAATGTATATTTTGAAAAAAGAATTGAAGAATCTGAAAAGTATTTGAGAAAAGGAAAAAGTATAGGAAAATCTTTTGAAAAAATGGAAGTTTTTTCAAAAATAGATTTGGAACTTATAAACTCAGGGGAAGAATCAGGAGAACTTGTAGATACTCTTTTTGCAGTATCATTAAGAAATAAAGAGTATTTAAAAGAAAAATTTCAGCTGGGAATAAAAGTTCTAGAACCAGTGAGTATTATTATAATAGGAATAATCACTGGATTAATATTTTTGGGAATATATCTTCCAATTTTTCAAATGATGGATAATATTTAA
- a CDS encoding GspE/PulE family protein: MNKFSGKILRIDDLKFEKSNRKSSFFYGENKELSLEKEKRKPEIEKFLDRVFAEGIERRCSDIHIEPFSTFFRIRYRIDGILLTVEELSIDYYPPIVSKIKIMCGLDITERRVPQDGRFKMKYKDKELDFRVGIIPAYHGEKIVIRLLDKSSIKKSLEELGFEKEYYKKLFEIIKRKNGMLLFTGPMGSGKTTSMYAVLNELNNEEVNITTIENPVEYSIDGINQIQCRDDIGLTFPVVLKGVLRQDADIIMIGEIRDSETAEIALKASLTGHLVISTLHTSTSSSTIKRLMNLGVEPYIISAGVKGIQNQRLVRKLCPYCMEEDKNYEEKLKILGIDKSKYRDKIFYTGKGCKECNYTGYKGRTVIGEFLYIDSSMAEKIEKGASVREIEKEGILNGMTSLIINGVDKASCGITSLDEIIREC, translated from the coding sequence ATGAATAAATTCAGCGGAAAAATATTAAGAATAGATGATTTAAAGTTTGAAAAGTCAAACAGGAAGTCATCTTTTTTTTATGGAGAAAATAAAGAACTATCACTTGAAAAAGAAAAAAGAAAACCTGAAATAGAAAAATTTTTAGATAGAGTTTTTGCAGAGGGGATAGAAAGAAGATGTAGTGATATTCATATAGAGCCTTTCAGTACTTTTTTCAGAATAAGATATAGGATAGATGGAATTCTTTTAACAGTAGAAGAACTTAGCATAGATTATTATCCTCCTATAGTTTCAAAGATAAAAATAATGTGTGGACTTGATATTACAGAGAGAAGAGTTCCTCAAGATGGAAGATTTAAAATGAAATATAAGGATAAGGAATTAGATTTTCGGGTGGGAATAATTCCTGCTTATCATGGAGAAAAAATAGTAATAAGGCTTCTTGATAAAAGTAGTATTAAAAAATCACTAGAGGAATTGGGATTTGAGAAAGAATATTATAAAAAACTTTTTGAAATAATAAAAAGAAAAAATGGAATGCTTCTTTTTACAGGTCCTATGGGAAGTGGTAAAACTACTTCAATGTATGCTGTATTAAATGAACTTAATAATGAGGAAGTAAATATAACAACTATTGAAAATCCAGTTGAATACAGTATTGACGGAATCAATCAAATACAATGCAGAGACGATATAGGCCTTACTTTCCCTGTAGTTTTAAAAGGAGTTTTAAGGCAAGATGCAGATATTATAATGATAGGTGAAATAAGAGACAGTGAGACAGCAGAAATAGCTTTAAAAGCTTCTCTTACAGGACATCTTGTAATTTCAACTCTTCATACAAGTACAAGTAGCAGCACTATAAAAAGACTTATGAATTTAGGAGTAGAACCTTATATTATTTCAGCTGGGGTAAAAGGAATACAAAATCAGAGACTTGTAAGAAAACTTTGTCCTTACTGCATGGAAGAAGATAAAAATTATGAAGAAAAATTAAAAATTCTTGGAATAGATAAATCAAAATACAGAGATAAAATTTTTTATACAGGAAAAGGATGTAAAGAATGTAATTATACAGGGTATAAAGGTCGTACTGTGATAGGTGAATTTTTATATATAGATAGTAGTATGGCTGAAAAAATAGAAAAAGGAGCATCAGTGAGAGAAATAGAAAAAGAAGGGATATTAAATGGTATGACTTCTCTTATTATAAATGGTGTTGATAAAGCTTCTTGTGGAATAACCTCACTTGATGAAATTATAAGAGAATGCTGA
- a CDS encoding type II secretion system protein produces the protein MKNKGFSLIELLVVLGIIGVLSSFITPKVMVYMAKGKETKAVAVLESLRTASQLYYLDEGESFVKSTEYGEITAEQFKNLEKYLSENASDLVKDGKVVVEIGGSKEEADSEEIIYGGEIGFTTKDPEVTGEGDNKKSDGINIWFTHGDEIKKYNINGDKWTEL, from the coding sequence ATGAAGAACAAAGGTTTTTCACTTATTGAATTATTGGTTGTGTTAGGGATAATAGGTGTTTTATCAAGCTTTATTACTCCAAAGGTTATGGTTTATATGGCTAAAGGAAAAGAAACAAAAGCAGTAGCTGTACTTGAGTCTTTAAGAACAGCATCTCAGCTTTACTATTTAGATGAAGGAGAAAGTTTTGTAAAAAGTACAGAATATGGAGAGATAACAGCAGAGCAATTTAAAAATCTTGAAAAATATCTTTCAGAAAATGCTTCAGATTTAGTGAAAGATGGTAAAGTTGTAGTGGAAATAGGAGGAAGCAAAGAAGAAGCAGACAGTGAAGAAATTATTTATGGAGGAGAAATAGGATTTACTACAAAAGATCCAGAAGTAACAGGAGAAGGAGATAATAAAAAATCTGATGGAATAAATATATGGTTTACTCATGGAGACGAAATAAAAAAATATAATATAAATGGAGATAAATGGACAGAATTATAG
- a CDS encoding GAF domain-containing protein, producing MSFLTEIKSQVKEYAELIASFVDCEVEIVDENMLRIAATGKFERLVGRVSKGAIYKDVLLNGESHVVENPSQHRLCSDCEFKDRCQEKLEIAAPIVHNGEVIGVIGIVALTDIIKYKVLRNVTLYLDFTEEISDIISETISETEKRSSEERMDVLKEVIRSFDKCAVILDKNNMIIDANERAVKELEINKNGNEIISIIPTDEVMFGKKVFDIKNGEQVFKVAGICVPISIITKKECFVFFFNKYRG from the coding sequence TTGTCATTTTTAACAGAAATAAAAAGTCAAGTAAAAGAATATGCTGAACTTATAGCTAGCTTTGTAGACTGTGAAGTTGAAATAGTGGATGAAAACATGCTGAGGATAGCTGCTACAGGAAAATTTGAGAGGCTTGTAGGAAGAGTATCAAAAGGTGCTATTTATAAAGATGTACTTTTAAATGGAGAAAGTCATGTTGTAGAAAATCCAAGCCAACACAGGTTGTGCAGTGATTGTGAATTTAAAGATAGATGCCAAGAAAAGCTTGAAATAGCAGCTCCTATTGTTCATAATGGAGAGGTAATAGGAGTAATAGGAATAGTAGCACTTACAGATATTATAAAATATAAAGTTCTTAGAAATGTAACTCTTTATCTTGATTTTACAGAGGAGATAAGTGATATTATTTCAGAAACTATTTCAGAAACTGAAAAAAGAAGCTCAGAAGAAAGAATGGATGTTCTTAAAGAAGTTATAAGAAGTTTTGATAAATGTGCAGTTATACTTGATAAAAATAATATGATAATTGATGCTAATGAAAGAGCAGTTAAAGAACTTGAAATTAATAAAAACGGCAATGAAATTATTTCAATAATTCCCACTGATGAGGTTATGTTTGGAAAAAAAGTTTTTGATATAAAAAATGGAGAACAAGTATTTAAAGTTGCAGGTATATGTGTTCCTATTTCTATTATTACAAAGAAAGAATGTTTTGTTTTTTTCTTTAATAAATATAGAGGATAA
- a CDS encoding L-serine ammonia-lyase, iron-sulfur-dependent, subunit alpha has protein sequence MDSLKELFKIGCGPSSSHTMGPERAAKKFSKENENAHSFRVELYGSLAATGKGHLTDWIIEETLKPRKTEIVWMPEYVHPYHTNGVKFIALDEEGKILNEWLVFSVGGGTIKDLSDTGSKTEEVYKLNTLDDIIKWCKENNKELWQYVEECEGPEIWNHLKDILDTMHNAVSAGIEKDGILPGKLRLQRRAKGFYDKIKGQHNYHVITKKIFAYALAVAEENSSAGTIVTAPTCGAAGVIPGLLRAMREEHKLDETTCLRALAIGGLIGNLIKQNATISGAEAGCQAEIGAACSMAAAMAAYILGGTLEQIEYAAEMGMEHHLGMTCDPVGGYVQIPCIERNAIVAVRALNTADYALSTDGLHTISFDQVVITMKETGKDMCPSYKETSIGGLAKYYEQFLKD, from the coding sequence ATGGACAGTTTAAAAGAATTATTTAAAATAGGATGTGGACCTTCAAGTTCTCATACAATGGGACCTGAAAGAGCTGCAAAAAAATTCAGTAAAGAAAATGAAAATGCTCACAGCTTCAGAGTAGAATTGTATGGAAGTCTTGCAGCAACTGGTAAAGGGCACCTTACAGACTGGATTATAGAGGAAACTTTAAAGCCAAGAAAAACAGAAATTGTATGGATGCCTGAATATGTTCATCCATATCATACAAATGGAGTGAAATTTATAGCCCTTGATGAAGAAGGAAAAATTTTAAATGAATGGCTTGTATTTTCAGTAGGAGGAGGAACTATAAAAGATCTTTCTGATACAGGAAGCAAGACAGAAGAAGTTTATAAATTGAATACACTTGATGATATCATTAAATGGTGTAAAGAAAATAACAAAGAGCTTTGGCAGTATGTTGAAGAATGTGAAGGGCCAGAAATATGGAATCATTTAAAAGATATTCTTGATACTATGCATAATGCAGTTTCAGCAGGAATAGAAAAAGATGGAATCCTTCCTGGAAAACTTAGACTTCAAAGAAGAGCTAAAGGATTTTATGACAAAATAAAAGGTCAGCATAATTATCATGTTATAACTAAGAAGATATTTGCTTATGCTCTTGCAGTTGCAGAAGAAAACAGCAGTGCAGGAACAATAGTAACAGCACCTACATGTGGAGCAGCGGGAGTAATTCCTGGTCTTCTTAGAGCAATGAGAGAAGAACATAAATTAGATGAGACAACTTGTTTAAGAGCACTTGCTATAGGAGGACTTATTGGAAATCTTATAAAACAAAATGCAACTATATCAGGAGCAGAGGCAGGATGTCAGGCAGAAATAGGAGCAGCTTGTTCTATGGCAGCAGCTATGGCAGCTTATATCCTTGGAGGAACTTTAGAGCAAATAGAGTATGCAGCAGAAATGGGAATGGAACATCACCTTGGAATGACTTGTGATCCTGTTGGTGGATATGTACAGATTCCTTGTATTGAAAGAAATGCTATTGTTGCAGTAAGAGCTCTTAATACAGCTGATTATGCTCTTTCAACAGATGGACTTCATACAATAAGTTTTGATCAAGTTGTTATAACAATGAAGGAAACAGGAAAAGATATGTGTCCTTCATATAAAGAGACATCAATTGGCGGTCTAGCAAAATATTATGAACAATTTTTAAAAGACTAA
- the modB gene encoding molybdate ABC transporter permease subunit, translated as MFFVVKNSLIIAFIGIIITTFLSLVIIFISGYFSKKIKNIIDIIVTLPLFIPPSVSGYFILSVFGVQGIIGKPFYDYFGIRFTFTVYGAIIAGIIVSLPIVYQSIRLAMSSIDKEYFEEAELLGANNYHFFMDIVFPMSKRGIIAGIVLGAGRILGEFGATLMVAGNIPNKTQTLPIAIYSAVENGEDKEAMFLVLIVLWISIVIMFVYNFLKKRGDERDV; from the coding sequence ATGTTTTTTGTAGTAAAAAATTCACTTATTATTGCATTTATAGGAATAATAATAACAACATTTTTATCTCTTGTAATAATTTTTATCAGCGGATATTTCTCTAAAAAAATAAAAAATATTATTGATATTATTGTAACTCTTCCTCTTTTTATTCCTCCCTCTGTGAGTGGTTATTTTATTCTTTCTGTTTTTGGAGTTCAGGGGATAATTGGAAAACCTTTTTATGATTATTTTGGAATAAGATTTACTTTTACTGTTTATGGAGCAATTATTGCAGGGATAATTGTGTCGCTCCCAATAGTTTACCAGAGCATAAGACTTGCAATGTCATCAATAGATAAAGAATACTTTGAAGAGGCTGAACTTCTTGGAGCAAATAATTATCATTTTTTTATGGATATTGTTTTTCCAATGAGTAAGAGAGGAATTATTGCAGGAATTGTTTTAGGAGCTGGAAGAATTTTAGGAGAATTTGGTGCAACTTTAATGGTTGCTGGAAATATTCCAAATAAAACTCAAACTCTTCCTATTGCAATTTATTCAGCTGTTGAAAATGGAGAAGACAAAGAGGCAATGTTTCTCGTCTTAATAGTACTATGGATAAGCATAGTAATAATGTTTGTATATAATTTTTTGAAAAAAAGAGGAGACGAAAGAGATGTATAA
- a CDS encoding PTS sugar transporter subunit IIC: MEILKGTILLLIVLAGFSLFSLKAPKGMKAMGALAGAATASFLVEAFQYYVGGDLLGFAFLKDVGAAAGSMGGVAAAALVPIALGVNPTYAVLVGVSVAGYGILPGFLAGYALSFIVPQIEKRVPQGLDLIVTICFAAPLSRAIAMYSSPLVNSTLLNIGGILESASHASPILMGIILGGIITVVATAPLSSMALTAMLGLTGTPMAIGALSVMGSSFMNGVFFHRMGFGDKKTTIAVAIEPLTQADIISANPIPVYVTNFIGGALAGTIVALYGLVNQATGTATPIAGLMVMYGFNNPIVVTKVALMCAAAGIFAGWLGSLIFKNYKIKTIHDIRG; encoded by the coding sequence ATGGAAATTTTAAAAGGTACAATATTGTTATTAATAGTTTTAGCAGGATTTTCTCTTTTCAGTTTAAAAGCACCTAAAGGTATGAAAGCTATGGGAGCTTTAGCAGGAGCAGCAACAGCAAGTTTCTTAGTGGAAGCTTTCCAATATTATGTTGGAGGAGATTTATTAGGATTTGCTTTTCTTAAAGATGTAGGAGCAGCAGCAGGATCTATGGGAGGAGTTGCAGCAGCAGCTTTAGTGCCAATCGCTTTAGGAGTTAATCCTACTTATGCAGTTCTTGTAGGAGTTTCAGTGGCAGGATACGGAATTCTTCCTGGATTTTTAGCAGGATATGCTTTATCATTTATCGTTCCTCAAATTGAAAAAAGAGTCCCTCAAGGTTTAGACCTTATAGTTACAATATGTTTTGCAGCACCTCTTTCAAGAGCTATTGCAATGTATTCTTCACCATTAGTTAACTCAACTCTTTTAAATATAGGTGGAATATTAGAAAGTGCATCACATGCAAGTCCTATTTTAATGGGAATTATTTTAGGAGGAATTATAACTGTAGTAGCAACAGCACCTCTTTCTTCAATGGCTCTTACAGCTATGCTTGGACTTACAGGAACTCCAATGGCAATAGGTGCATTATCAGTAATGGGATCTTCATTTATGAATGGAGTATTCTTCCATAGAATGGGATTCGGAGATAAAAAGACAACAATAGCAGTTGCTATTGAACCTTTAACACAAGCAGATATAATTTCAGCTAACCCTATTCCAGTTTATGTTACAAACTTTATAGGAGGAGCTCTAGCAGGAACAATAGTTGCACTTTATGGACTTGTAAATCAAGCAACAGGAACAGCTACACCAATAGCAGGACTTATGGTTATGTATGGATTTAACAACCCTATAGTAGTAACAAAAGTAGCACTTATGTGTGCAGCAGCAGGAATATTTGCAGGTTGGTTAGGATCTTTAATATTCAAAAATTATAAAATAAAAACTATTCACGATATAAGAGGATAA
- a CDS encoding molybdopterin-binding protein: MKIIDTKNAVGTVLCHDITRIVPGEFKGVAFKKGHIIKEEDIPELLKLGKDHLYVWEKKEGTLHENEAAERIKNHIAGDGLVFGEVKEGKIDFFAEEDGIVSIDTDELLKANSIGEIIISTIHNNTPVKKGEKIAGTRIIPLVISEEKIKLLEEICNKRFISIKRINPKKTAVITTGNEVFYGRIQDKFGPVIKSKVGEYGCEVISHVFSPDDKEKIKHNLIEALESDAELIICTGGMSVDPDDMTPTAIKETGGELVTYGSPVLPGAMLLIAYKNGKTILGLPGCVMYARRTVFDLVLPRILAGEKLTFEDIAKYGHGGLCLDCEVCHFPHCSFGKGV, from the coding sequence ATGAAAATTATAGATACTAAAAATGCAGTTGGAACCGTTTTATGCCATGATATTACAAGAATTGTTCCAGGAGAATTTAAAGGTGTAGCTTTTAAAAAGGGACATATTATTAAGGAAGAAGATATTCCTGAACTTTTAAAACTTGGGAAAGACCATCTTTATGTTTGGGAGAAAAAAGAAGGAACTCTTCATGAAAATGAGGCTGCAGAAAGAATAAAAAATCATATTGCAGGAGATGGACTTGTTTTTGGAGAAGTAAAAGAAGGAAAAATTGATTTTTTTGCTGAGGAAGATGGTATTGTATCTATTGATACAGATGAACTTTTAAAAGCTAATTCAATAGGAGAAATTATAATTTCAACAATACATAATAATACTCCTGTAAAAAAAGGTGAAAAAATAGCTGGAACAAGAATAATTCCTCTTGTTATAAGTGAAGAAAAAATAAAATTATTAGAAGAAATATGTAATAAAAGATTTATTTCAATAAAAAGAATTAATCCTAAAAAGACAGCAGTTATTACAACAGGAAATGAAGTTTTTTATGGAAGAATTCAAGATAAATTCGGGCCTGTAATAAAATCAAAAGTTGGAGAATATGGTTGCGAAGTTATATCTCATGTCTTTTCTCCTGATGATAAAGAAAAGATAAAACATAATCTTATTGAGGCTCTTGAAAGCGATGCAGAACTTATAATCTGCACAGGAGGAATGTCAGTAGATCCAGATGATATGACTCCAACAGCAATAAAAGAAACAGGAGGAGAACTTGTAACTTATGGTTCACCAGTTCTTCCAGGAGCAATGCTTCTTATAGCTTATAAAAACGGAAAGACTATCTTAGGTCTTCCTGGTTGTGTTATGTATGCAAGAAGAACTGTTTTTGATTTAGTTCTTCCAAGAATATTAGCAGGTGAAAAATTAACTTTTGAAGATATTGCAAAATATGGTCATGGCGGATTATGTTTAGATTGCGAAGTCTGTCATTTTCCTCATTGCTCATTTGGAAAGGGAGTATAG